In one window of Chryseobacterium sp. JV274 DNA:
- a CDS encoding DUF3060 domain-containing protein, with translation MKNIKTAGILAFLLLGTGTAFSQSRKIESAKGVEKTEGNKVVHVEGVGHNLNYTLNGGVVEVEGGDNTLTVKGSAKKITVSGTGNKVYIDKVDKISMEGGDNMIYYRTSGTKSGKPDVSITGVGNKVVKQ, from the coding sequence ATGAAAAATATTAAAACGGCAGGAATTCTTGCTTTTCTGTTATTGGGAACAGGAACAGCTTTTTCACAATCCAGAAAGATAGAATCCGCAAAAGGTGTAGAGAAAACAGAAGGTAATAAGGTGGTCCATGTAGAAGGTGTAGGTCATAATCTCAATTATACTCTCAACGGAGGAGTTGTTGAGGTAGAAGGTGGTGACAATACATTAACAGTCAAAGGAAGTGCTAAAAAAATTACGGTTTCCGGAACAGGTAATAAAGTATACATTGATAAAGTGGACAAAATATCCATGGAGGGTGGTGACAATATGATCTACTACCGAACTTCCGGAACAAAATCCGGTAAACCTGATGTTTCTATTACAGGAGTGGGGAATAAAGTAGTAAAACAGTAA
- a CDS encoding NifU family protein translates to METNITHEDTVTRVMEALESIRPFLNKDGGDIELIDVKDNQVFVKLLGNCSGCSLNFSTLKLGVENTIKQHAPEIEKVINVE, encoded by the coding sequence ATGGAAACAAACATAACGCACGAAGATACAGTAACAAGAGTAATGGAAGCTCTGGAAAGCATCAGACCGTTTTTGAATAAAGACGGAGGTGATATTGAGCTTATTGATGTGAAAGATAATCAGGTGTTTGTGAAGCTTTTGGGTAACTGTTCCGGATGTTCGTTGAATTTCTCAACGCTGAAATTAGGTGTTGAAAATACCATCAAACAACATGCGCCAGAAATCGAAAAGGTAATCAACGTAGAATAA
- a CDS encoding Mrp/NBP35 family ATP-binding protein, giving the protein MLTKEKVQDFLKEIEVDDLVNNLQIMGNDVYIDMTAHSPAMHEKKKLEAAMKQAFASEFGEEVHLKLKIVSPEPSEIQQSQIKGKQIPGIQNIIAIASGKGGVGKSTVSANMAVTLAKMGFKVGLLDADIYGPSVPTMFDTEGAKPISVEVNGKNLMKPIENYGVKMLSIGYFSGANQAVVWRGPMASKALNQMIRDAAWGELDFLLIDLPPGTGDIHLSIIQEVPVTGAVIVSTPQHVALADVRKGIAMFQMESINIPVLGLIENMAYFTPEELPDNKYYIFGNQGAQYLAEDLGIPVLGEIPLIQSIREAGDVGRPAALQEGSKIADIYTETARKMVESLIERNKSLPPTEAVKISTMAGCSPKAK; this is encoded by the coding sequence ATGTTGACGAAAGAAAAGGTTCAGGATTTCCTTAAAGAAATAGAAGTAGACGATTTGGTGAATAATCTTCAGATTATGGGTAATGATGTTTATATTGACATGACTGCTCATTCGCCTGCAATGCACGAAAAGAAAAAACTGGAGGCTGCAATGAAACAGGCTTTTGCCAGTGAGTTTGGAGAAGAGGTTCATTTAAAACTTAAAATCGTTTCTCCGGAACCTAGTGAAATTCAGCAAAGTCAGATCAAAGGAAAACAAATTCCGGGAATTCAAAATATTATCGCTATTGCCTCCGGTAAAGGAGGAGTAGGAAAATCTACAGTTTCTGCAAATATGGCAGTAACGTTGGCAAAAATGGGTTTCAAAGTAGGGTTATTGGATGCTGATATCTATGGTCCTTCTGTTCCCACCATGTTTGACACAGAAGGTGCAAAACCAATTTCTGTAGAAGTAAATGGGAAGAATTTGATGAAACCTATTGAGAACTATGGAGTAAAAATGCTTTCTATCGGATATTTCTCAGGAGCTAATCAGGCGGTAGTGTGGAGAGGTCCTATGGCTTCAAAAGCATTAAACCAGATGATCAGAGATGCTGCATGGGGAGAACTGGATTTCTTATTAATAGACCTGCCTCCGGGAACAGGTGACATTCACTTGTCAATCATTCAGGAAGTACCGGTAACAGGAGCAGTGATCGTAAGTACACCTCAGCATGTTGCTTTGGCAGACGTAAGAAAAGGAATTGCTATGTTCCAGATGGAGAGTATCAATATTCCGGTGCTTGGATTAATCGAAAATATGGCGTATTTTACACCGGAAGAACTTCCTGACAACAAATATTATATCTTTGGAAACCAGGGAGCACAATATTTAGCTGAAGATCTTGGAATTCCTGTATTGGGAGAAATTCCGTTGATCCAAAGTATCAGAGAAGCTGGAGACGTAGGAAGACCTGCTGCTCTTCAGGAAGGATCTAAGATTGCTGATATCTACACAGAAACAGCCAGAAAAATGGTAGAAAGCCTTATAGAAAGAAATAAAAGTCTTCCTCCTACTGAAGCAGTGAAGATTTCAACAATGGCAGGATGCTCACCAAAAGCAAAATAA
- a CDS encoding metallophosphoesterase family protein, producing MMETLFFYLLLLVAVTFLIFYFKDSLYASKKVKIFKDVDEKYPYYFIPQKPVKWFDFTGLMNSFRMVSLSADILSIIDKREMQTALGKDTGRELIENNCDEPEDEFWFDFIADTGDGFDATTSVFYHLTRDSYIYSFKNEFNRDVEDEVEIKLKRGSVLVVGGDLVYPVGSEINYRDRFKGPLRLVAPDTKEAGPILIATPGNHDWYDGLSAFFRLMCQRSKISDYRTVQNRSYFAYLLRDNVHLMGIDNQLLGDIDIPQMTFFTEYVERISKGNDTNHIILLIAEPYWYNYQIKDRHKRRQRMDSLEYIIRTMKEAVRKLEASNIKSEIIFDVVLTGDIHHYSHYKLDENEKGYDKEIKHYITSGGGGAFGHVTDFLKDTITLPILQNTTTTELTYKLNGRYPSKEKSGKKTFWNLIFFIINYEFTVLLFFLSLIVTYTHCYSDSILKGLILFLIPVIFHFTITKVTNTECSGKEEWTSRILRGFLFILSFAVQWFVFMKLQTYGFAFLKDSHLSFIHINEIKSFFKIPVGCDYFVSQLIISALLQSILFGWYILFGYHFFKLYVTEISSGKINTGNKNFLKFKITDKEIVIYVVAIKKTYQWMNLLKKKQASHLQKEMLTEDPKKFIKDNFKLDPGKNVKIIDKITISL from the coding sequence ATGATGGAAACATTATTTTTTTACCTTCTGCTGCTTGTTGCAGTTACGTTTCTGATATTTTACTTTAAAGACAGTCTATACGCTTCTAAAAAAGTGAAAATATTTAAAGATGTTGATGAGAAATACCCTTATTACTTTATTCCTCAAAAACCTGTCAAATGGTTTGATTTTACCGGGTTGATGAATAGTTTCAGAATGGTTTCTCTTTCTGCAGATATCCTTTCTATCATTGATAAAAGAGAAATGCAGACCGCTTTGGGAAAAGATACCGGAAGAGAACTGATAGAAAATAATTGTGATGAACCTGAAGATGAATTCTGGTTTGATTTCATTGCAGATACCGGCGATGGCTTTGATGCTACCACCTCTGTTTTTTACCATCTGACAAGAGACAGCTATATCTATTCTTTTAAAAATGAATTCAACAGAGATGTTGAGGATGAGGTTGAAATCAAACTGAAAAGGGGATCTGTTTTGGTAGTGGGAGGTGATCTGGTATATCCCGTAGGCTCTGAAATCAATTACAGAGACCGCTTCAAAGGACCTTTAAGACTTGTTGCTCCTGATACAAAAGAAGCAGGCCCGATACTCATTGCCACACCGGGAAATCATGACTGGTACGATGGTTTAAGTGCTTTTTTCAGGCTGATGTGCCAGAGAAGTAAAATCAGTGATTACAGAACCGTACAGAACCGAAGCTATTTCGCTTATTTACTAAGGGATAATGTTCACTTAATGGGTATTGACAATCAATTGCTCGGTGATATTGATATTCCTCAGATGACTTTTTTTACTGAATATGTTGAGAGAATATCAAAAGGAAATGATACAAACCACATTATCCTGCTCATTGCAGAACCTTACTGGTACAATTACCAGATAAAAGACAGACACAAGAGAAGACAGCGTATGGATAGCCTGGAATATATCATCAGAACGATGAAAGAAGCTGTCAGAAAGCTGGAAGCCAGTAATATAAAATCAGAAATTATTTTTGATGTAGTGCTTACAGGAGATATTCATCATTATTCACATTATAAATTAGATGAAAATGAGAAAGGCTATGATAAAGAGATCAAACATTATATTACTTCAGGAGGAGGAGGTGCTTTCGGACATGTTACCGATTTTTTAAAAGATACCATCACTCTTCCTATCCTGCAAAATACAACGACTACAGAACTTACCTATAAACTGAATGGCAGATATCCGTCTAAAGAAAAATCCGGTAAAAAAACATTCTGGAACCTTATTTTCTTTATCATTAACTATGAATTTACTGTATTGCTGTTTTTTCTCTCATTAATTGTTACCTATACCCATTGTTACTCAGATTCTATTTTGAAAGGGTTGATTTTATTTTTAATTCCTGTCATCTTTCATTTTACCATCACCAAAGTCACCAATACAGAATGTTCCGGGAAGGAAGAATGGACGAGCAGAATTTTACGGGGATTTTTGTTTATATTATCTTTTGCTGTTCAATGGTTTGTATTTATGAAGCTTCAGACTTATGGATTTGCTTTTTTAAAAGACAGTCATTTGTCTTTTATTCATATTAATGAAATAAAAAGTTTCTTTAAAATTCCGGTGGGCTGTGATTATTTTGTTTCTCAACTGATCATTTCCGCTCTTTTGCAATCCATACTTTTTGGATGGTATATTCTTTTCGGATATCATTTTTTTAAATTGTATGTAACCGAAATCTCATCAGGGAAAATAAATACAGGAAATAAAAACTTTCTGAAGTTTAAAATAACAGATAAAGAAATTGTCATCTATGTAGTTGCTATCAAAAAAACATACCAATGGATGAATTTATTAAAAAAGAAACAGGCTTCTCATTTACAAAAAGAGATGCTTACGGAGGATCCAAAGAAATTTATCAAAGACAATTTCAAACTGGATCCGGGCAAAAATGTGAAAATTATTGATAAAATAACCATTTCATTATAA
- a CDS encoding outer membrane beta-barrel family protein, translating to MKKILLAVIMLLPAAAFAQTITGKITQTGNAVPYVEVIAVKDQKKQTAISDEKGNYSLKLSENGSYNIKIIQDGAEISSKELMVNGEVKHDFFIEKKNEKQIEGVTLTARKKLIERKADRLVFNVSNSVASQGMDGVDALATTPLVKVDDNTGVSIVGKSGVAVMINDRILNLSDAELVTYLKSLRSENIEKIEVITSPPAKYEAQGNSGLINIVLKKNQNIGWSGSLTSSLQQQTYTGHSNSVTLNYQNEKLRTSLKLRQNKNKKHSYENYWIEGADGLKSNDNRSDFGDGLGANLSLDYQLGKKSNIGFIYDFGFGHSNMNITNTSDYFQNGSYTNTLLTYAEHRATSRQHTASAYYDLKFGKQDNKLSITGNYFSNTPETTIDFTTRESSGDRFVVKSPSMVDYKIYSGQADLTLPYQFVKTETGVKFTNFDNNSSIFYQNLTNGDYITDPLKSNEFEYNEKNYAAYISFEKSFNEKWSAKAGLRYEYSVVNGNSLTSGQQTENSYGKFFPTAYISYKSNENHTFSLNYSKRINRPGFRAINPYRWYININSYFTGNPFLKPSINHNFELSYVYKGKLSASAYFQRTVEAFGQLANLKGENRVSTFENYYNQNSMGISLNYSDTFFKKWEANYSANYSYMNTDVFATDALSRKGNSYDFDFQNNISLNPGKTIQLILNYWFRLPSNSGNSYMKFAGNFTSGLKLSFMERSLQLNVFVSDILKQGKSLGEIYYTTGTHSYNNYYDARRLTVSATYTFGNKKVKGMDRNVKFDEKNRAN from the coding sequence ATGAAGAAGATATTACTTGCTGTAATCATGCTATTGCCGGCAGCTGCATTTGCCCAGACAATAACAGGGAAGATCACCCAAACCGGAAATGCAGTTCCTTATGTTGAGGTGATTGCTGTAAAAGATCAGAAAAAACAGACCGCTATTTCAGACGAAAAAGGAAACTATTCACTGAAGCTTTCAGAAAACGGGAGCTATAATATTAAGATTATCCAGGACGGTGCAGAAATATCCAGTAAGGAGCTGATGGTAAATGGTGAGGTAAAACACGATTTTTTTATTGAAAAAAAGAATGAAAAACAGATTGAAGGGGTTACACTTACTGCCAGAAAAAAACTGATTGAGAGAAAAGCTGACCGATTGGTTTTCAACGTTTCCAATTCGGTGGCTTCACAGGGAATGGATGGCGTGGATGCTCTTGCAACAACGCCTTTGGTAAAAGTTGATGACAATACCGGAGTTTCCATTGTTGGCAAAAGTGGAGTAGCAGTGATGATCAACGACAGGATTCTGAATTTGTCAGATGCTGAGCTGGTTACTTACCTGAAAAGCCTCAGATCCGAAAATATAGAAAAAATTGAAGTCATTACTTCTCCTCCTGCCAAATATGAAGCGCAGGGAAACAGCGGCCTGATCAATATTGTTTTAAAGAAAAATCAGAATATCGGATGGAGTGGAAGCCTGACCTCCAGCCTTCAGCAGCAGACCTATACCGGACATTCAAACAGTGTGACATTGAATTATCAGAATGAAAAACTGCGAACCTCATTGAAATTAAGACAAAATAAAAATAAAAAGCACTCTTATGAAAACTATTGGATAGAAGGTGCAGATGGTCTTAAAAGTAATGATAACAGAAGTGATTTCGGAGATGGTCTTGGAGCTAACTTAAGTCTGGATTATCAGCTGGGGAAGAAGTCTAATATCGGATTTATTTATGATTTCGGATTCGGGCATTCCAATATGAATATCACCAATACTTCGGACTATTTTCAAAATGGCAGCTATACCAATACCTTACTTACTTATGCAGAGCACAGGGCTACCAGCAGACAACATACTGCCAGTGCTTATTATGATCTGAAATTCGGGAAACAGGATAATAAACTGAGCATTACAGGAAATTATTTTTCCAATACTCCGGAAACGACCATTGATTTTACGACTAGAGAAAGTTCTGGCGACCGATTTGTCGTAAAATCACCCTCAATGGTGGATTATAAAATTTATTCCGGACAGGCAGATCTTACACTGCCTTACCAGTTCGTAAAGACTGAAACAGGTGTGAAATTCACAAATTTTGATAATAACTCTAGTATATTCTATCAGAACTTAACAAATGGAGACTACATTACAGATCCACTGAAAAGTAACGAGTTTGAGTATAATGAAAAAAATTATGCAGCTTATATCAGTTTTGAAAAATCATTCAACGAAAAATGGTCGGCAAAAGCGGGTTTACGGTATGAGTATTCTGTAGTCAATGGGAATTCTTTAACTTCCGGACAGCAGACCGAAAACTCTTATGGGAAATTTTTCCCTACTGCCTATATCAGCTATAAAAGCAATGAAAATCATACTTTCAGCCTGAATTATTCCAAAAGGATCAACAGACCGGGATTTCGTGCGATTAATCCGTATCGCTGGTACATCAATATCAATTCCTATTTCACAGGAAATCCTTTCCTGAAACCTTCCATTAATCATAATTTTGAACTTTCTTATGTTTATAAAGGAAAATTATCGGCATCCGCTTATTTTCAGAGAACAGTGGAAGCGTTTGGTCAGCTGGCTAATCTGAAAGGGGAAAACAGGGTAAGCACTTTTGAAAATTATTATAATCAGAATAGCATGGGCATTTCTCTTAATTATTCCGATACTTTTTTCAAAAAATGGGAAGCTAATTATTCGGCCAATTATTCTTATATGAATACTGACGTTTTTGCAACCGATGCCCTTTCCAGAAAAGGAAACAGCTATGATTTCGATTTTCAGAATAATATATCACTCAACCCAGGCAAAACGATACAGCTGATCTTAAATTACTGGTTCCGTCTGCCTTCCAATTCCGGAAATTCATATATGAAATTTGCCGGCAATTTTACATCGGGTCTGAAACTGAGCTTTATGGAAAGAAGTCTTCAGCTGAATGTGTTTGTTTCTGATATTTTGAAGCAAGGGAAAAGTCTGGGTGAAATCTATTATACAACCGGAACTCATTCGTACAATAATTATTATGATGCCAGAAGACTTACGGTATCTGCAACCTATACTTTCGGAAATAAAAAAGTAAAAGGAATGGACCGCAATGTAAAGTTTGATGAAAAAAACAGAGCCAACTGA
- a CDS encoding GH92 family glycosyl hydrolase, with product MKKGLIAFSLFITQIISAQNYSQYVNPFIGTGGHGHTFPGAIVPFGMVQLSPDTRIDGSWDGCSGYHYSDSVIYGFSHTHLNGTGVSDYGDIMLMPTMGNPSLDSKNYSSKFSHKNEKAAAGYYAVKLDKHNIGVRLTTTKRVGHHEYTFNNAGDANIILDLNHRDKLLEGEVKIIDDKTIEVFRRSEAWATNQYIYARIEFSKPMKISKKEVNGKQETHLFTGTKLALAFSTGVKKGEKINVKVSISPTGYEGAGKNMLAEGQSKDFDAVRKQAEANWDKELSKIEVKSDDKNKLAVFYTALYHVFTQPNINMDVDGKYRGRDNKLYNATGFDYYTVFSLWDTFRGAHPLMTLIDRKRTADFINTFIKQYEQGGKLPVWELASNETECMIGYHSVSVMADAMAKGIQGFDYEKAFQAAKGSAMQDIFGLNAYKQNNYISIDDEHESVSKTVEYAYDDWCIAQMAKILGKKEDYQYFMKRSQNWKNLYNPKTGFMQPRKNGNWYEPFDPREVNNNYTEGNSWHYSYSVQQDIPGLIAAHGGKEKFEQFIDAIFSAPDKTTGREQVDITGLMGQYAQGNEPSHHIAYLYNFVDKPEKTDAKIKYILDNFYKNTPDGLIGNEDCGQMSAWYILSSMGIYSVTPGLPEWETTIPYFDEIKLHLEDGTTKTITKNTSRAELKKLGFENVKPVKDFKYAEQTASPVIAADRIFDFSTKVEISPLNPNDKVYYMTMDESDSNKRKTFSTYKGPFSITKTTQVMAYAERNGEKSSVTTANFNRRPNYWDINIMSKVTPQYSATGKLALIDGIRGDVNWRKGEWQGYQGQNFEAIIDFKSPQQIKSLSSTYLQDSRAWILMPRKVEYYASMNGKDFILLKTVESDIDAKDEKVQVKDFSTEILPTEARYIKVKAYYFGKLPEWHQGAGGDAYIFIDEISAK from the coding sequence ATGAAAAAAGGGCTTATAGCATTTTCTTTATTTATTACTCAGATCATTTCCGCACAGAATTACTCCCAATATGTGAATCCTTTTATAGGAACCGGAGGCCATGGCCATACTTTTCCAGGGGCAATCGTTCCATTCGGGATGGTACAGCTTTCTCCGGATACAAGAATTGACGGAAGCTGGGACGGATGCAGTGGATATCATTATTCGGATTCCGTGATCTATGGTTTTTCTCATACCCATCTGAACGGAACCGGAGTTTCAGATTATGGAGACATTATGCTGATGCCTACGATGGGAAACCCAAGTCTGGACAGTAAAAATTATTCCTCAAAATTTTCGCATAAAAATGAAAAGGCTGCTGCCGGATATTATGCTGTTAAATTAGATAAACATAATATTGGAGTACGCCTGACAACGACAAAAAGAGTTGGTCATCATGAATATACCTTCAATAATGCAGGTGATGCCAATATTATTTTAGACCTCAACCACAGAGATAAACTTCTTGAAGGGGAAGTAAAAATCATTGATGATAAAACCATTGAAGTTTTCAGAAGAAGTGAGGCCTGGGCTACCAACCAATATATCTACGCCAGAATTGAATTTTCAAAACCTATGAAAATTTCCAAGAAAGAAGTCAACGGAAAACAGGAAACTCATCTTTTTACCGGAACAAAGCTTGCACTGGCATTTTCAACCGGTGTTAAAAAAGGAGAAAAAATTAATGTAAAAGTTTCTATTTCTCCCACAGGATATGAAGGAGCTGGCAAAAATATGCTGGCAGAAGGACAATCAAAGGATTTTGATGCTGTAAGAAAACAGGCAGAAGCCAATTGGGACAAAGAGCTTTCAAAAATTGAAGTGAAGTCTGATGATAAAAATAAATTAGCTGTTTTTTACACCGCTCTTTATCATGTTTTCACACAACCAAACATCAATATGGATGTTGACGGAAAATACAGAGGCAGGGACAACAAGTTATATAATGCAACCGGTTTTGATTATTACACGGTCTTTTCACTTTGGGACACCTTCAGAGGCGCTCATCCATTAATGACTTTGATTGACAGAAAAAGAACTGCAGATTTCATTAACACTTTTATCAAACAATATGAACAAGGGGGAAAACTTCCGGTATGGGAACTGGCATCCAATGAAACAGAATGTATGATTGGCTATCACTCCGTTTCTGTAATGGCAGATGCTATGGCCAAGGGAATTCAGGGGTTTGATTACGAAAAAGCTTTTCAGGCTGCAAAAGGTTCTGCAATGCAGGACATTTTTGGATTGAATGCTTACAAGCAGAATAATTATATCAGTATCGATGATGAGCATGAAAGTGTTTCCAAAACTGTAGAATATGCCTATGACGACTGGTGTATTGCTCAAATGGCAAAAATTTTAGGCAAAAAAGAAGATTATCAGTATTTCATGAAGCGTTCTCAAAACTGGAAAAATCTTTATAATCCTAAAACAGGGTTTATGCAGCCAAGAAAGAACGGAAACTGGTATGAACCTTTTGATCCTAGAGAAGTCAACAATAATTATACAGAAGGGAATTCATGGCATTATTCTTATTCCGTACAGCAGGATATTCCGGGACTTATTGCAGCTCATGGCGGAAAAGAAAAATTTGAACAGTTCATTGATGCCATCTTTTCCGCTCCGGATAAAACAACTGGAAGGGAACAGGTAGATATCACAGGATTGATGGGACAATATGCTCAGGGAAATGAGCCAAGCCACCACATTGCTTACCTGTACAATTTTGTAGATAAGCCAGAAAAAACAGATGCTAAAATAAAATATATCCTTGATAATTTTTATAAAAATACACCTGACGGATTGATTGGAAATGAAGACTGCGGCCAAATGAGTGCGTGGTATATTCTAAGCTCTATGGGAATTTATTCCGTTACCCCAGGATTACCGGAATGGGAAACGACAATACCTTATTTTGATGAAATCAAGCTTCATCTGGAAGATGGTACGACAAAAACCATTACTAAAAACACCAGCAGAGCAGAGCTTAAAAAACTTGGTTTCGAAAATGTGAAACCTGTTAAGGACTTTAAATATGCAGAACAAACAGCTTCGCCCGTGATCGCAGCTGACAGAATCTTTGATTTTTCTACCAAAGTTGAGATCTCCCCACTGAATCCAAATGACAAGGTATATTATATGACCATGGATGAAAGCGACAGCAATAAAAGAAAGACTTTCTCTACTTACAAAGGGCCATTCTCCATCACAAAGACTACTCAGGTAATGGCTTATGCCGAAAGAAACGGAGAAAAAAGTTCTGTAACCACAGCCAATTTCAACAGAAGACCAAATTATTGGGACATTAATATCATGTCTAAAGTGACTCCACAGTACAGCGCTACCGGAAAACTGGCTCTTATTGACGGAATCAGAGGTGATGTCAACTGGAGGAAAGGTGAATGGCAAGGCTATCAGGGGCAGAATTTCGAAGCAATCATTGATTTCAAATCTCCTCAGCAAATCAAGTCATTATCTTCCACCTACCTTCAGGACAGCAGAGCATGGATTCTGATGCCTAGAAAAGTAGAATATTACGCTTCCATGAACGGGAAAGATTTTATTCTTCTGAAAACGGTTGAAAGTGATATTGATGCTAAAGATGAGAAGGTACAGGTCAAAGATTTTTCTACTGAAATTCTTCCTACCGAAGCGAGATATATCAAAGTAAAAGCCTATTACTTCGGAAAACTTCCTGAATGGCACCAGGGAGCAGGAGGAGATGCTTATATTTTTATTGATGAGATTTCTGCAAAGTAA
- a CDS encoding phytanoyl-CoA dioxygenase family protein, with protein sequence MSLQNLKNNKSHILEYGFAVINNVFSQKELEEINHVLQHIDTSKENFRKSEDLFAIRQFLKEVPEIKDLIFNENIQKVVKEIFGEKYFVVKSIYFDKPETSNWYVAYHQDLTISVDKKLDLPDFGPWTTKKNQFAVQPPLNILENIYTVRIHLDDTDENNGALKVVPKSHAKGIYRPETIDWTIETEEICNVEKGGIMIMKPLTLHGSNRTTNGKKRRVIHIEFSDMELPEVLQWSERMNS encoded by the coding sequence ATGAGTTTACAAAACTTAAAAAACAATAAAAGCCATATTCTTGAATATGGCTTTGCTGTTATCAATAATGTATTTTCACAGAAAGAACTTGAAGAAATAAACCATGTTCTGCAGCATATAGATACCTCAAAAGAGAATTTCAGAAAGTCTGAAGATCTTTTCGCTATAAGACAGTTTTTAAAAGAAGTTCCGGAAATTAAAGACCTGATTTTTAATGAAAATATTCAGAAAGTGGTTAAGGAAATCTTCGGAGAAAAATATTTTGTGGTCAAAAGTATTTATTTTGATAAGCCTGAAACCTCCAACTGGTATGTAGCTTATCATCAGGATCTGACAATTTCTGTAGATAAAAAACTGGATCTGCCTGATTTCGGTCCATGGACAACTAAAAAGAATCAGTTTGCAGTACAGCCTCCATTAAATATTTTGGAAAATATCTATACTGTAAGAATCCATCTGGACGATACTGACGAAAATAATGGAGCTTTGAAAGTAGTTCCAAAGTCTCACGCAAAAGGTATTTACAGACCGGAAACCATCGACTGGACGATTGAAACAGAAGAAATCTGTAATGTTGAAAAAGGCGGAATTATGATCATGAAACCCTTAACGCTTCACGGTTCTAACCGGACAACCAACGGAAAGAAAAGGAGAGTGATCCACATAGAATTTTCTGATATGGAACTTCCGGAAGTTCTGCAATGGTCGGAAAGAATGAATTCATAA
- a CDS encoding dicarboxylate/amino acid:cation symporter yields MKGQNKLFIAIIIALLVGVGIGGIVHVKYPENAEPFAKNIKLLGTVFIRLVQMIIAPLVFTTLVVGIAKMSDIKMIGRVGTKAMLWFISASLISLFIGLILVNWLEPGHVTKLPIQDVSSADELLKSSKSFSMEDFVKHMIPKSLFEAFATNEVLQIVIFAVMFGVALANLGEEYSKPVVKLFDIIAHAILKMVGYIMWFAPLGVLGAIAAVVATNGFEIFKVYAIYLRDFFFAIAVLWLVLLLVGYFILGNRLFDLLKRIKEPLLIAFSTTSSEAVFPKLVEELEKFGCNSRVVSFILPLGYSFNLDGSMMYMTFASIFIAQIYGIEMSLGQQITMLLVLMLTSKGIAGVPRASLVIIVATCSMFGIPPEGIALILPIDHFCDMGRSMTNVLGNTLATSAVSKWEGQLTEPLDKI; encoded by the coding sequence ATGAAAGGACAGAATAAACTTTTTATAGCAATTATCATTGCCCTTCTTGTTGGAGTAGGAATCGGAGGTATTGTACATGTGAAATATCCTGAGAATGCGGAACCTTTTGCTAAGAACATAAAATTGTTGGGAACGGTTTTCATCAGATTGGTACAGATGATTATTGCTCCTTTGGTTTTTACGACATTAGTAGTGGGGATTGCCAAAATGAGTGATATTAAAATGATTGGAAGAGTAGGAACAAAAGCAATGCTTTGGTTTATTTCCGCTTCTCTGATTTCCCTTTTTATCGGGTTAATCCTTGTTAACTGGCTTGAGCCGGGACATGTCACAAAACTACCGATTCAGGACGTATCTTCTGCTGATGAACTTCTTAAAAGCAGTAAAAGTTTCTCCATGGAAGACTTTGTAAAGCATATGATTCCTAAAAGTTTATTTGAAGCCTTTGCTACCAATGAAGTATTGCAGATCGTGATATTTGCTGTGATGTTTGGAGTTGCACTTGCGAATTTAGGAGAAGAGTATTCTAAGCCTGTGGTAAAGCTTTTTGATATCATCGCTCACGCAATTCTTAAAATGGTAGGGTATATCATGTGGTTTGCTCCACTGGGAGTATTGGGAGCTATTGCAGCAGTAGTGGCAACCAATGGTTTTGAAATCTTTAAAGTATATGCTATTTATCTGAGAGATTTCTTCTTTGCTATAGCAGTTCTTTGGCTGGTACTTTTACTGGTAGGTTATTTTATCTTAGGAAACCGTCTTTTTGACCTTTTAAAAAGAATTAAAGAACCGTTACTGATCGCTTTCTCTACAACGAGTTCAGAAGCAGTGTTCCCGAAATTGGTGGAAGAGCTTGAAAAATTCGGTTGTAACAGCAGAGTAGTATCCTTTATTTTACCTTTAGGATATTCATTCAACCTGGATGGAAGTATGATGTATATGACATTTGCTTCAATCTTTATTGCTCAGATCTATGGGATCGAAATGAGCCTTGGACAGCAGATCACCATGCTATTGGTATTAATGCTTACCTCAAAAGGAATTGCAGGTGTTCCGAGAGCTTCTCTGGTAATTATTGTGGCAACCTGTTCTATGTTTGGTATTCCACCGGAAGGAATTGCTTTGATCTTACCAATTGACCATTTCTGTGATATGGGAAGAAGTATGACCAACGTGTTAGGAAATACACTGGCCACTTCTGCAGTTTCCAAATGGGAAGGACAATTGACAGAGCCATTAGACAAAATTTAA